In Paenibacillus ihbetae, the following are encoded in one genomic region:
- a CDS encoding metal ABC transporter solute-binding protein, Zn/Mn family produces the protein MKTKLFSKKAKILGAAMLSLALVLSGCASGEPQTKQASGDSDEKIHIVTTIGQIAEPISVIGGDRVDVQSLMGPGVDPHLYNATQGDIQKLQGSDVVFYSGLHLEGNMTEIFEQIGKNKPVLAIADAIPKDQLLEDEAKAIDPHVWFDIDLWKLALDSAVEELKAFSPEDAEYFEQNKQDYFAKLDELKAEAKDKISQIPEAQRVIVTAHDAFGYFGRMHGMEVVGLQGLSTEDEIGLSDINGTIDTLLEHNIPAVFVESSINPASINAVIEGAAKKGLNVKLGGELFSDAMGEEGTTEGTYIGMYRHNVETIYHALTGSGE, from the coding sequence ATGAAAACCAAATTATTCAGTAAAAAGGCGAAAATTTTGGGGGCGGCCATGCTGAGTCTGGCATTGGTGCTATCCGGGTGTGCTTCAGGCGAGCCGCAGACGAAGCAAGCGTCAGGGGACTCTGATGAGAAAATTCATATTGTGACGACGATTGGTCAGATAGCGGAGCCGATTTCCGTCATCGGCGGTGACCGGGTAGATGTCCAAAGCCTGATGGGGCCCGGGGTTGACCCTCATTTATACAATGCTACGCAAGGAGATATTCAGAAGCTGCAAGGCAGCGATGTCGTATTTTACAGCGGTCTGCATCTCGAAGGGAATATGACGGAGATCTTTGAGCAGATCGGTAAAAATAAACCGGTGCTGGCCATTGCGGATGCGATCCCGAAGGATCAGCTGCTTGAGGATGAAGCGAAGGCGATCGATCCCCATGTGTGGTTTGATATCGATCTATGGAAGCTTGCACTGGATTCGGCTGTGGAAGAGCTGAAAGCCTTCTCGCCTGAAGATGCCGAATATTTTGAGCAAAACAAGCAGGATTATTTCGCCAAGCTGGATGAACTGAAGGCAGAGGCCAAAGACAAGATCAGTCAAATCCCTGAAGCGCAGCGCGTGATCGTAACTGCGCATGATGCGTTCGGATATTTTGGCCGCATGCACGGCATGGAGGTCGTCGGGCTGCAGGGACTTAGCACCGAGGATGAGATCGGTCTCTCGGATATCAACGGGACCATCGATACGCTGCTTGAACACAACATCCCGGCCGTCTTCGTTGAGAGCAGCATCAACCCGGCTTCCATCAACGCGGTTATTGAAGGAGCAGCCAAGAAAGGGCTTAACGTGAAGCTAGGCGGAGAGCTGTTCTCGGATGCGATGGGGGAAGAGGGAACGACGGAAGGAACCTACATCGGAATGTATCGCCATAACGTGGAGACGATTTATCATGCTTTAACAGGAAGCGGTGAATAA